In Sphingobium amiense, a genomic segment contains:
- a CDS encoding AMP-binding protein, with the protein MQLISHFERAVRHHPDRIAFVQPNGAAISYAAAAQAVDAIARAIMASRLKPHATVAIYGPNDATSFLAVLGVLRSGRVWVSLNARNLIDDNIALARTMEARALLFHSKFEAEAAQIGSAVQGLDLCMCLDGRSPLGRSLDSLRSDADPALPPLADDDDRPCTIFATGGTTGRSKGAVWTNRTWETLIANFWTCAPPSDHPVHLCVAPITHAAGILGLMLLPKAPTNILMTSADPAAILDAIARHRVTHLFLPPTVLYALLSYPALGDHDISSLRFFLISAAPVAPEKLRQAVETFGPVMCQSFGQAEAPFFLTYLSSADLERAVQAPASAKLLHSCGRPTMFSDVEVMDDEGRILAAGEPGEIVARGSLVMAGYYRNEEATRSVSQFGWHHTGDIGIKDEAGYLYIVDRKRDMIISGGFNIFSTEVEGALLAHPAILDCAVIGIPDEKWGEAVTAVVALKPGQDATADELIAHCKALLGSVKCPKSVEIWDSLPKSTVGKVLKRSIRDRFWQEQARSI; encoded by the coding sequence ATGCAGTTGATATCCCATTTCGAGAGAGCGGTGCGGCATCACCCCGATCGCATCGCGTTCGTGCAGCCCAACGGCGCGGCGATCAGCTATGCCGCCGCCGCGCAGGCGGTCGATGCGATCGCCCGCGCGATCATGGCGTCGCGCCTGAAGCCCCATGCGACCGTCGCGATCTACGGACCGAATGATGCGACCAGCTTCCTCGCCGTGCTGGGCGTGCTGCGCAGCGGACGGGTCTGGGTCTCGCTTAACGCCCGCAACCTGATCGACGACAATATCGCTCTTGCCCGGACCATGGAGGCCAGGGCGCTGCTGTTCCACAGCAAGTTCGAGGCGGAAGCGGCGCAGATCGGTTCCGCCGTGCAGGGGCTGGACCTGTGTATGTGCCTCGATGGTCGCAGCCCGCTCGGTCGTTCGCTCGACAGCTTGCGATCCGACGCCGACCCGGCGCTCCCGCCCCTTGCCGATGACGATGATCGGCCCTGCACCATCTTCGCCACCGGCGGCACCACCGGCCGGTCGAAGGGCGCGGTGTGGACCAACCGCACGTGGGAAACCCTCATTGCCAACTTCTGGACCTGCGCGCCGCCCTCCGACCATCCCGTCCATCTCTGCGTCGCGCCGATCACCCATGCCGCAGGGATATTGGGGCTGATGCTGCTGCCCAAAGCACCGACGAACATACTGATGACCAGCGCGGATCCGGCCGCCATCCTGGACGCCATCGCCCGCCACCGGGTCACGCACCTGTTCCTGCCGCCGACCGTCCTCTACGCCCTGCTGTCCTACCCGGCGCTGGGCGACCATGATATCTCGTCGCTGCGCTTCTTCCTGATATCGGCCGCGCCCGTCGCTCCCGAAAAGCTGCGCCAGGCGGTCGAAACATTCGGTCCCGTGATGTGCCAATCCTTCGGGCAGGCCGAAGCGCCCTTCTTCCTGACCTATCTGTCGTCCGCCGATCTTGAACGCGCGGTGCAGGCGCCCGCCAGCGCCAAGCTGCTGCACAGTTGCGGCCGGCCCACCATGTTCTCCGATGTCGAAGTGATGGACGATGAAGGACGCATCCTCGCCGCCGGCGAGCCCGGCGAAATCGTCGCGCGGGGCAGCCTGGTCATGGCCGGCTACTACAGGAATGAGGAGGCGACGCGATCCGTGTCCCAGTTCGGCTGGCACCATACCGGCGACATCGGCATCAAGGACGAGGCCGGCTATCTCTACATTGTCGACCGCAAGCGCGACATGATCATCTCCGGCGGCTTCAACATCTTCTCGACCGAGGTGGAGGGAGCGCTGCTCGCCCATCCCGCCATATTGGACTGCGCGGTGATCGGCATACCGGACGAAAAATGGGGCGAGGCCGTCACCGCCGTGGTCGCGCTCAAGCCGGGGCAGGATGCGACTGCCGACGAACTCATCGCCCATTGCAAAGCCCTTCTGGGTTCGGTGAAATGCCCCAAGTCCGTCGAGATCTGGGACAGTCTGCCCAAGAGCACGGTCGGGAAGGTCCTGAAGCGGTCGATCCGGGATCGTTTCTGGCAGGAGCAGGCACGATCGATATGA
- a CDS encoding carboxymuconolactone decarboxylase family protein translates to MIPMVPEGSDDPIVAGIFARLKRRWGTVLHLYRVLAWSPELVRAWAPFAWALRFEMTASRRLRELLIIRIAALLDAEYEYAHHRHLALDEGVTPAQIAALPDWKASDLFDEGERAILALADDLAMSPGASSDTMARLQSLFSNRDCVELLVTGGFYCGVARVINSARVTLEPDHDSLRPRND, encoded by the coding sequence ATGATACCCATGGTTCCGGAAGGCAGCGACGATCCGATCGTCGCGGGCATTTTCGCACGCCTGAAAAGACGGTGGGGCACCGTGCTGCACCTGTATCGCGTTCTTGCCTGGTCGCCCGAACTGGTGCGCGCCTGGGCGCCGTTCGCCTGGGCGCTGCGGTTCGAGATGACCGCGAGCCGGCGGCTGCGCGAGCTACTCATCATCCGCATCGCCGCCCTCCTCGACGCCGAATATGAATATGCGCATCATCGCCATCTTGCCCTGGACGAAGGCGTCACCCCGGCGCAGATCGCCGCGCTGCCCGACTGGAAGGCGTCCGACCTTTTCGACGAAGGCGAGCGCGCCATTCTCGCGCTGGCGGACGATCTGGCGATGAGCCCAGGCGCGTCGAGCGATACCATGGCGCGGCTGCAAAGCCTCTTTTCGAACCGCGATTGCGTCGAACTGCTGGTGACCGGCGGTTTCTATTGCGGGGTCGCGCGCGTGATCAATTCGGCGCGCGTCACGCTGGAGCCTGATCATGACAGCCTGAGGCCGCGCAACGATTGA
- a CDS encoding Isoquinoline 1-oxidoreductase subunit yields MKRRHFALLLLAGGVAAVAGGRAATRADAVLPTSLRPASDFAAIADPAQRSLALFGEVGKVLQHPRCMNCHPATDRPTQTDAMRPHMPGVVGAEGGIGAPGLHCNACHQQENYDVAGVPGNPKWALAPAEMAWQGKTIGEICRQIKDPERNGGRDMAALQEHMATDELVGWGWHPGGDRTPVPGTQAQFGILFKAWVDSGAHCPA; encoded by the coding sequence ATGAAGCGCCGCCATTTTGCCCTTCTGCTGCTGGCCGGCGGGGTCGCGGCGGTGGCGGGCGGACGGGCCGCGACGAGAGCGGATGCCGTGCTGCCGACATCGTTGAGGCCCGCGTCGGACTTCGCGGCGATCGCGGACCCCGCGCAGCGCTCGCTGGCCCTGTTCGGCGAAGTGGGGAAGGTGTTGCAGCATCCGCGATGCATGAACTGCCACCCGGCCACCGACCGGCCGACCCAGACGGATGCGATGCGCCCGCACATGCCGGGGGTCGTGGGCGCCGAGGGCGGGATCGGCGCGCCGGGGCTGCATTGCAATGCCTGCCACCAGCAGGAAAATTACGATGTAGCCGGCGTTCCGGGCAATCCGAAATGGGCCTTGGCGCCGGCGGAAATGGCCTGGCAGGGCAAGACGATCGGCGAGATCTGTCGTCAGATCAAGGACCCCGAACGCAATGGCGGGCGCGATATGGCTGCGCTGCAAGAGCATATGGCGACCGACGAGCTGGTTGGATGGGGCTGGCATCCCGGTGGCGATCGAACACCCGTGCCCGGCACGCAGGCGCAGTTCGGCATCCTGTTCAAGGCGTGGGTCGATTCCGGCGCGCATTGCCCGGCATGA
- a CDS encoding (2Fe-2S)-binding protein, giving the protein MNYSITVNGQVRQVEAEADTPLLWALRDHIGLTGTKFGCGIAMCGACTVHVDGMAVRSCAVPISQVVGEITTIEGLDGPEAKAVRDAWIDGDVPQCGYCQSGQIMSAVALLREVPSPTDQDINLAMTGNLCRCGAYVRIRAAIHKAAKTLDAAA; this is encoded by the coding sequence ATGAACTATTCGATCACGGTCAATGGCCAAGTCAGACAGGTGGAGGCGGAGGCCGATACGCCGCTGCTGTGGGCGCTGCGCGACCATATCGGACTGACCGGCACCAAATTCGGATGCGGCATCGCCATGTGCGGCGCCTGCACGGTCCATGTGGACGGGATGGCGGTGCGATCCTGCGCCGTGCCGATCAGCCAGGTGGTGGGCGAGATCACGACGATCGAGGGACTGGACGGCCCGGAAGCCAAGGCCGTGCGGGACGCCTGGATCGACGGCGACGTGCCGCAGTGCGGCTATTGCCAGTCGGGGCAGATCATGAGCGCGGTGGCGCTTCTGCGCGAAGTGCCCAGCCCGACCGACCAGGACATCAACCTTGCCATGACCGGCAATCTGTGCCGGTGCGGCGCCTATGTGCGCATCCGCGCGGCGATCCACAAGGCGGCCAAGACGCTGGACGCGGCGGCATGA
- a CDS encoding TonB-dependent receptor — protein MRSYRMVRLPLLCGVVMLGLQAAQARAADDADAVAEEPTTQDIVVTAQRRAERLQDVPITIANLSSDTMRQASVVQLQDISKLTSGVRFDSRYSFFTPTIRGISTSNYLPGSSSNVALYLDGFASVALASSNFQLMNIDSIQILKGPQGTLFGRNTTAGAVLVNTAKPSNETSVVAEAGYGSYDAQRYQFYATTGLTDDIAVDLSAQYGRGDGWIENIFTGDKNAGRYRNFSVRAGLLVRPTETLSLLFRYEHAYRNDPTGSLLNAYVLEGRPGCVTCSRPGAITATRRGQIAEDEKLGFISRSNAYQLTATLDAGFADITSYTQYRTDDSEQFYSIDLTNLAVTAQSTKEEDTLFTQEVIVNSKPGGRLQWTVGAFYSDWSSQWPYVGLAPAGVPGARPPYPQLLESGIKSVSRAVFGDATYEIVDNLFVTAGLRYTRDSLKDAYSNFLAIGPRRPPTLTTSRLTPRGVIRYQLNNASNIYASVSRGYKAAIYNISSTTTPGTPILPEEIWAYEAGYKYASRNLSFNISGYYYDYSNQQLAQSRIVDGIATTLIANAASSRLYGIDADIRYALDEHFAVNVGGNWSHARYRSFPGAPTFNLARFLATGTFVNEVIDASGFHLARAPDFTANAGASFTAGVGGGTMTLSGNLYYTSKFYFDLVQKLPQESYATLDLRAEWMDPSERYTLALAGKNVTDTNYLNQASQNGLGIGANWAAPAQVEASVRVKF, from the coding sequence ATGCGCAGTTACCGGATGGTCCGTTTGCCGCTGTTATGCGGTGTCGTCATGCTTGGCCTTCAGGCCGCGCAGGCGCGCGCCGCAGACGATGCCGATGCGGTGGCCGAAGAACCGACGACGCAGGACATCGTGGTGACGGCGCAGCGGCGCGCGGAGCGGTTGCAGGACGTGCCGATCACGATCGCGAACCTGTCGTCGGACACGATGCGGCAGGCCAGCGTCGTTCAGTTGCAGGATATTTCGAAACTGACGTCCGGCGTCCGGTTCGATTCCCGCTACAGTTTCTTCACGCCCACCATCCGCGGCATCAGCACGTCCAACTATCTGCCGGGCAGTTCGTCCAACGTCGCGCTCTATCTGGACGGTTTCGCGAGCGTCGCGCTCGCCTCTTCGAACTTCCAGCTGATGAATATCGACAGCATCCAGATATTGAAGGGGCCGCAAGGCACGCTGTTCGGCCGCAACACCACCGCCGGCGCGGTTCTGGTCAACACGGCGAAGCCCAGCAACGAGACCAGCGTCGTCGCGGAGGCAGGCTATGGCAGCTATGACGCGCAGCGCTATCAGTTCTATGCCACGACCGGGCTGACCGACGACATCGCCGTCGATCTTTCCGCGCAATATGGTCGCGGCGACGGGTGGATCGAGAATATCTTCACCGGCGACAAGAATGCGGGCCGATACCGGAATTTTTCGGTGCGGGCCGGGCTGCTCGTCCGCCCCACCGAAACGCTGTCGCTGCTGTTCCGCTATGAACATGCCTATCGCAACGATCCGACGGGATCGCTGCTCAACGCCTATGTGCTGGAGGGCCGGCCCGGCTGCGTCACCTGCAGCCGGCCGGGCGCGATCACCGCCACGCGGCGGGGCCAGATCGCCGAGGACGAGAAGCTGGGATTCATCAGCAGGTCCAACGCCTATCAGCTGACGGCGACGCTCGATGCCGGGTTCGCGGACATCACGTCCTACACCCAGTATCGCACCGACGATTCGGAGCAATTCTATTCGATCGATCTGACCAACCTTGCCGTGACGGCCCAGTCGACCAAGGAAGAGGACACGCTGTTCACCCAGGAAGTGATCGTCAATTCCAAGCCCGGCGGGCGGCTGCAATGGACCGTCGGAGCATTTTATTCGGACTGGAGTTCGCAATGGCCCTATGTCGGCCTGGCGCCGGCGGGCGTGCCGGGCGCGCGCCCGCCCTATCCGCAGCTGCTGGAATCGGGGATCAAGAGCGTGTCGCGCGCCGTGTTCGGCGACGCGACCTATGAGATCGTGGACAATCTGTTCGTCACGGCAGGGCTGCGCTATACCCGTGACTCGCTGAAGGACGCCTATTCCAACTTCCTGGCGATCGGGCCGCGGCGGCCGCCGACATTGACGACGAGCCGCCTGACGCCGCGTGGGGTGATCCGTTATCAGCTGAACAATGCGTCGAACATCTACGCGTCCGTATCCAGAGGCTATAAGGCGGCGATCTACAATATCAGTTCCACGACGACGCCGGGAACGCCGATCCTGCCGGAAGAGATATGGGCGTATGAGGCCGGGTATAAATATGCGTCCCGGAACCTGTCGTTCAACATATCGGGCTATTATTACGACTATAGCAATCAACAGCTTGCCCAGTCGCGGATAGTCGACGGCATCGCGACGACCTTGATCGCCAACGCGGCGTCATCCAGGCTCTATGGCATCGACGCCGACATACGTTACGCGCTTGACGAGCATTTCGCGGTCAATGTCGGCGGCAACTGGAGTCATGCCCGATATCGGAGCTTTCCAGGCGCGCCGACCTTCAATCTCGCGAGGTTTCTGGCGACCGGCACCTTCGTCAATGAAGTGATCGACGCAAGCGGCTTCCATCTGGCGCGTGCGCCCGACTTCACGGCCAATGCCGGGGCCAGTTTCACGGCCGGCGTGGGGGGCGGGACGATGACATTGTCCGGCAACCTCTATTACACGTCCAAATTCTACTTCGACCTGGTGCAGAAGCTGCCGCAGGAAAGCTATGCGACGCTCGACCTGCGCGCGGAATGGATGGACCCGTCCGAACGCTATACGCTGGCCCTGGCCGGCAAGAATGTGACCGACACCAACTATCTGAACCAGGCATCGCAGAACGGCCTGGGCATCGGCGCGAACTGGGCCGCGCCGGCGCAGGTCGAAGCATCCGTCCGGGTCAAATTCTGA
- the leuD gene encoding 3-isopropylmalate dehydratase small subunit, translating into MERFTRLSAVAAPLPMSNVDTDKILAGRFLKTTKRQGLGDKLFWSLRQEPDFILNRAPWDRAGILIALENFGCGSSREHAPWAMLDFGIRCVIAPSIADIFYNNCFKNGILPITLPETVVRRLMRVVSDPATAHMSVDLVAQTVEPAGGPAIRFQVDARRKQDLLAGVDEIARATDRAPDIEAYEAWRRKERPWIADIDLALP; encoded by the coding sequence ATGGAGCGCTTTACCCGCCTGTCCGCCGTCGCCGCGCCGCTGCCGATGTCCAACGTGGATACCGACAAGATCCTGGCCGGCCGCTTCCTCAAGACGACCAAGCGCCAGGGCCTGGGCGACAAGCTGTTCTGGTCGCTGCGGCAGGAACCCGATTTCATATTGAACCGGGCGCCCTGGGACCGGGCTGGCATCCTGATCGCGCTGGAGAATTTCGGTTGCGGGTCGAGCCGCGAACATGCGCCCTGGGCCATGCTCGATTTCGGCATACGCTGCGTGATCGCGCCGAGCATTGCCGACATCTTCTACAATAATTGCTTCAAAAACGGCATATTGCCGATCACCCTGCCCGAAACCGTGGTTCGTCGCCTGATGCGGGTGGTGTCCGATCCCGCCACCGCGCACATGAGCGTCGATCTGGTCGCGCAGACGGTCGAGCCGGCGGGCGGCCCGGCGATCCGGTTCCAGGTCGACGCCCGGCGCAAGCAGGATTTGCTCGCTGGCGTGGACGAGATCGCGCGGGCGACGGACAGGGCGCCCGATATCGAAGCCTATGAAGCGTGGCGACGAAAAGAGCGGCCCTGGATCGCGGACATCGATCTCGCGTTGCCGTGA
- the leuC gene encoding 3-isopropylmalate dehydratase large subunit has translation MSAPHPPRLLFQKVWDDHVVASMGEGAVLLYIDRHLVNEVTSPQAFEGLRAAGRAVRRPGGTIAVADHNVPTDNRAGGVAAILEPESREQVETLERNVAEFGIPYVPLRSARQGIVHIIGPELGLTLPGSTIVCGDSHTSTHGAFGALAFGIGTSEAEHVLATQTLLQQPARSMLIRVDNQLGAGVTAKDLALHIIGRIGTGGATGHVIEYAGEAVTALDMAGRMTLCNMSIEAGARAGMIAPDQKVFDWLAAAPLAPKGEALERAKDYWRTLKSDDGAVHDRTVEIDARDVAPMVTWGTSPEAVTGIGSIVPDPAAIADPANRSQAETMLAYMGLEPGRPIAGTPIDMAFIGSCTNGRIEDLRAAAAVIGGRHVAPGVRALVVPGSGQVKAAAEAEGLDRLFIDAGFEWREAGCSMCLGMNPDQLGPRQRCASTSNRNFEGRQGPGGRTHLMSPAMAAAAALSGHIVDARDF, from the coding sequence ATGAGCGCGCCTCACCCGCCGCGCCTCCTGTTCCAGAAGGTCTGGGACGATCATGTCGTGGCGTCCATGGGCGAAGGGGCGGTGCTGCTCTACATCGACCGCCATCTGGTGAACGAAGTGACGAGCCCGCAGGCCTTCGAAGGGCTGCGCGCCGCCGGTCGCGCCGTGCGCCGCCCCGGCGGGACGATCGCGGTGGCCGACCATAATGTTCCCACGGACAACCGGGCCGGCGGCGTGGCCGCGATCCTGGAGCCGGAAAGCCGGGAGCAGGTCGAGACGCTGGAGCGGAACGTCGCCGAGTTCGGCATCCCCTATGTGCCGCTTCGCAGCGCGCGGCAGGGCATCGTCCATATCATCGGGCCGGAACTGGGGCTGACCCTGCCGGGCTCCACCATCGTGTGCGGGGACAGTCATACCTCCACCCACGGCGCCTTCGGGGCGCTGGCATTCGGCATAGGCACGTCCGAGGCCGAGCATGTCCTGGCCACCCAGACTTTGCTCCAGCAGCCGGCGCGGTCGATGCTGATCCGCGTCGACAATCAATTGGGGGCGGGGGTGACGGCCAAGGATCTGGCGCTGCACATCATCGGCCGCATCGGCACCGGCGGGGCGACCGGGCATGTCATCGAATATGCCGGCGAAGCCGTGACGGCGCTCGACATGGCGGGGCGCATGACCCTGTGCAACATGTCGATCGAAGCAGGCGCGCGCGCCGGCATGATCGCCCCCGACCAGAAGGTGTTCGACTGGCTTGCGGCCGCGCCGCTGGCGCCCAAGGGCGAGGCGCTCGAACGGGCCAAGGACTATTGGCGCACGCTCAAGTCCGACGATGGCGCGGTTCACGACCGCACGGTCGAGATCGATGCGCGCGACGTGGCGCCCATGGTCACATGGGGCACCAGCCCAGAGGCGGTGACCGGCATAGGCAGCATCGTGCCCGATCCCGCCGCCATCGCCGATCCGGCCAATCGGTCGCAGGCGGAGACGATGCTGGCCTATATGGGGCTGGAGCCCGGCCGTCCGATCGCCGGCACGCCGATCGACATGGCCTTCATCGGCAGTTGCACCAATGGCCGGATCGAGGATCTGCGCGCCGCCGCAGCGGTGATCGGCGGCCGCCATGTCGCGCCGGGCGTGCGTGCCCTGGTGGTGCCCGGATCGGGCCAGGTGAAGGCGGCGGCGGAAGCCGAGGGGCTGGATCGCCTGTTCATCGACGCAGGGTTCGAATGGCGGGAGGCGGGGTGTTCGATGTGCCTGGGCATGAATCCCGATCAGCTTGGCCCAAGGCAGCGCTGCGCATCCACGTCGAACCGCAATTTCGAGGGACGGCAGGGACCGGGCGGGCGCACCCACCTGATGTCGCCGGCCATGGCGGCGGCCGCCGCGCTGAGCGGCCATATCGTCGATGCGCGGGACTTCTGA
- a CDS encoding hydroxymethylglutaryl-CoA lyase, with product MTMPAQAVEIVEVGPRDGFQSVGPFIPTPTKIAIVESLYASGVRRMETTSFVSTSALPQLADAPDIVAASARLEGLDSQVLVPTARHAQRALEAGARHLSAVLSVSERHNMGNVRRTPMESAADYAQMVAAMPADCTMRLNIATAFDCPHVGRTEQDAVLALLEPLVAATADVEIALCDTTGRADPAQVRALFGAVRTCFPQVRGWAFHGHDTYGLGAANVLAAWDAGVRVFDAAAAGLGGCPFAPGATGNVATEDLVWMFDHMGVETGIDMDRLIDAALKVAALPGAQIGGRVRDAIGARRCLAIAS from the coding sequence ATGACCATGCCCGCCCAAGCCGTGGAAATCGTCGAGGTCGGACCGCGAGACGGCTTTCAGTCGGTCGGACCCTTCATTCCCACGCCCACCAAGATCGCGATCGTCGAGAGCCTGTATGCCAGCGGGGTCCGGCGGATGGAAACGACGTCCTTCGTCAGCACGAGCGCGCTCCCCCAACTGGCCGACGCGCCGGACATCGTGGCTGCGAGCGCGCGGCTGGAGGGCCTGGATTCGCAGGTGCTGGTCCCCACTGCCCGCCATGCGCAGCGCGCGCTGGAGGCGGGCGCCCGGCATCTGAGCGCGGTCCTGTCGGTCAGCGAGCGGCACAATATGGGCAATGTCCGCCGCACGCCGATGGAGTCGGCCGCCGATTACGCCCAGATGGTGGCGGCGATGCCGGCGGATTGCACCATGCGGCTGAATATCGCCACCGCCTTCGATTGCCCGCATGTCGGGCGGACCGAACAGGATGCGGTGCTGGCCCTGCTGGAGCCGCTGGTCGCGGCGACCGCCGACGTGGAGATTGCACTGTGCGATACCACCGGCCGCGCCGATCCGGCGCAGGTCCGCGCGCTGTTCGGCGCGGTGCGGACATGTTTTCCGCAGGTGCGCGGCTGGGCCTTTCACGGTCACGATACCTATGGTCTGGGGGCCGCCAATGTGCTGGCCGCCTGGGATGCGGGCGTGCGGGTGTTCGACGCGGCGGCGGCGGGGCTTGGCGGCTGCCCCTTCGCACCGGGCGCCACCGGCAATGTCGCGACCGAGGACCTGGTCTGGATGTTCGACCATATGGGCGTCGAGACGGGCATCGACATGGACCGGCTGATCGACGCGGCGCTCAAGGTGGCGGCATTGCCGGGCGCGCAGATCGGCGGTCGCGTGCGCGACGCGATCGGCGCGCGCCGCTGCCTGGCGATCGCATCATGA
- a CDS encoding CaiB/BaiF CoA transferase family protein, which translates to MTPAPQISSPPPLAPMLAGLRVLEIGHFVAAPFCARLLADLGADVIKIEPRTGDPARQWGAMVDGRSLWWSMHGRNKRSVTIDLKSEKGRDLVLQLVAQCDAIVENFRPGQLQRMGLGPDRLREIRPDLIVAHVSGYGQDGPGAGRAAFGVIGEAIGGLRYLTNHAPGVVDLPPVRVGVSIGDSIAGLYAAFGVVAALWQRDRAHGDGKARTIDVALTESILSMMEGMLPEYGALGKIKQPTGGAISTAAPSNAYPSADGEWVLIAANSEPLFASLMRLIGRPELIGAPGYASNPERVANAAQLDHVITQWSRTHDADRLVALLDAADIPNSKAFTAADCATDPQYRARGMVREVPDRHFGTVLQAGMVPHVPESPGTIRWTGPDLGEHNHAVLGELLGLPSSAIHALELEGII; encoded by the coding sequence ATGACGCCCGCACCGCAGATATCCTCGCCGCCACCGCTCGCGCCCATGCTGGCGGGCCTTCGCGTGCTGGAGATCGGCCATTTCGTCGCAGCGCCCTTCTGCGCGCGCCTGTTGGCCGATCTGGGCGCGGACGTGATCAAGATCGAGCCGCGCACCGGCGATCCCGCGCGCCAGTGGGGGGCGATGGTCGACGGCCGTTCGCTGTGGTGGTCCATGCATGGTCGCAACAAGCGCAGCGTGACCATCGACCTCAAGTCGGAAAAGGGGCGGGATCTGGTCTTGCAGCTGGTCGCGCAATGCGACGCGATCGTGGAAAATTTCCGGCCGGGACAGTTGCAGCGCATGGGGCTTGGCCCCGACCGGCTGCGGGAGATACGGCCGGACCTGATCGTCGCGCATGTTTCGGGCTACGGCCAGGATGGGCCGGGCGCCGGTCGCGCCGCCTTCGGCGTCATCGGGGAAGCGATCGGCGGCCTGCGCTACCTGACCAACCATGCGCCGGGCGTGGTCGACCTGCCGCCCGTGCGCGTCGGCGTCAGCATCGGAGATTCGATCGCCGGCCTCTACGCCGCCTTCGGCGTGGTCGCCGCGCTCTGGCAGCGGGATCGCGCCCATGGCGACGGCAAGGCCCGCACCATCGACGTGGCGTTGACCGAAAGCATCCTGAGCATGATGGAAGGCATGTTGCCGGAATATGGCGCGCTGGGAAAGATCAAGCAGCCGACCGGCGGCGCGATCTCCACGGCGGCGCCGAGCAATGCCTATCCCAGCGCCGACGGCGAATGGGTGTTGATCGCGGCCAATTCCGAACCCCTGTTCGCCAGCCTGATGCGGCTGATCGGGCGTCCCGAACTGATCGGCGCGCCCGGTTATGCGAGCAATCCAGAGCGTGTCGCCAACGCAGCGCAACTGGACCATGTCATCACGCAGTGGAGCCGCACGCATGACGCCGACCGGCTGGTCGCCCTGCTGGATGCGGCGGACATTCCCAACAGCAAGGCCTTCACGGCCGCCGATTGCGCCACGGACCCGCAATATCGCGCGCGCGGGATGGTGCGCGAAGTGCCCGACCGGCATTTCGGCACGGTGCTGCAGGCCGGCATGGTGCCGCACGTCCCGGAATCGCCAGGTACGATCCGATGGACCGGCCCCGATCTGGGCGAGCATAATCATGCGGTGCTGGGCGAATTGCTAGGCCTGCCAAGCAGCGCGATCCATGCGCTGGAGCTGGAGGGGATAATATGA
- a CDS encoding SDR family NAD(P)-dependent oxidoreductase encodes MARTIIVTGGFGELGRRVAAAFAAQGDRVARVDFAPTAPEALAGALDLGGVDLTDADAAAAVVDQVTAALGSLDVLVNIAGGFVWQTLADGGPATWTRMFAMNALTCVTMTKAALPALKQAPSARIVNIGAGSAIMAAAGMGGYAASKSAVHKLTESLADELKGSDITVNAILPSIIDTPANRADMPDADFSSWVRPAAIADVILFLASPAARSISGALIPVTRGAA; translated from the coding sequence ATGGCACGGACAATCATAGTAACCGGCGGTTTCGGCGAACTGGGCCGGCGCGTCGCCGCGGCGTTCGCGGCCCAGGGCGATCGGGTGGCGCGCGTGGATTTCGCCCCCACCGCGCCGGAAGCTCTGGCGGGCGCGCTGGACTTAGGCGGCGTGGATCTGACCGATGCCGACGCGGCGGCCGCCGTGGTGGACCAGGTCACGGCCGCGCTCGGATCGCTGGACGTGCTGGTCAACATCGCCGGCGGCTTCGTCTGGCAAACGCTGGCCGATGGCGGCCCTGCCACATGGACGCGGATGTTCGCCATGAACGCGCTGACATGCGTCACCATGACGAAGGCGGCGCTGCCCGCGCTCAAGCAGGCGCCTTCGGCACGCATCGTCAATATCGGCGCGGGCAGTGCGATCATGGCGGCCGCCGGCATGGGCGGCTATGCCGCGTCGAAGTCGGCCGTCCACAAACTGACCGAAAGCCTTGCCGACGAACTCAAGGGCAGCGACATCACCGTCAACGCCATATTGCCGAGCATCATCGACACGCCGGCCAACCGCGCGGACATGCCCGACGCGGATTTCTCCAGCTGGGTTCGGCCTGCCGCGATCGCCGACGTGATCCTGTTCCTCGCCTCCCCCGCGGCGCGCAGCATCAGCGGCGCGCTTATCCCGGTAACGCGTGGCGCGGCATAG
- a CDS encoding c-type cytochrome translates to MRLRKGALALISTYGLAVANPAVAAGDAAHGKMVFARCAACHSMTPGKKMVGPSLAGIIGRKAGTVEGFTYSPAMKAYGRNWDVKAMDAFLASPKTAIPGTRMIFAGLPNAADRADLIAYLSAAPK, encoded by the coding sequence ATGCGGTTGAGGAAGGGCGCGCTGGCGCTGATATCGACTTATGGACTGGCGGTCGCCAACCCGGCGGTCGCGGCGGGTGATGCGGCGCACGGAAAGATGGTGTTCGCGCGCTGCGCCGCCTGCCACAGCATGACGCCGGGCAAGAAGATGGTCGGCCCGTCGCTGGCCGGGATCATCGGCCGCAAGGCGGGCACGGTCGAGGGCTTCACCTATTCGCCGGCGATGAAAGCCTATGGCAGAAATTGGGACGTCAAGGCGATGGACGCCTTCCTGGCCTCACCCAAGACGGCGATCCCCGGCACCCGCATGATCTTCGCCGGCCTGCCCAACGCCGCCGATCGCGCCGACCTGATCGCCTATCTGTCGGCTGCGCCCAAATAG